One Trichormus variabilis 0441 genomic window, TGATTTAGGCGCTGATGAACCCAAGGAAGTGAAGATTCGGGGTATATTTTACGCTCGTGTTGAGTAAACCCAAACGTGCCTAAATTTTCTTGATTACCAAAGCTGTCTGCCACTGAAAACATTCTTGGCCTATGATCAAATTCCCTATTGAACGTTAACCCATACCCACTAATCTTGCTGAGGTGCGTGGTCTAACTACTCGCTTAAATAACGCAATTTTCGGGTTGATAGAATCCCGTGAGGGCAGGGAGTGGGGAAAAATGTAGTTCAATCAGTGGTAAAAAGCTGTTAATACCTTCAGAAGAAATGATACAAAGGGGCTTCTAGCCCTTTTTTTATTAGGTTGGTCAACATTGCTCAACTCCAAACTTCTATTCACGCAAGAAGTCTAATGTTATGTCAATTCAGTTCTATCATTTGGCAAGTTTGCACGATAGTGAGTTTTTTATAAAAAAATAATAAACTCTCTTAATTTTATTTCAGTATTAATTACTTTTTTAAGTGTTGCACTGATTAAACTCAAATGTTATACAAAAATCCTTATAAGTAGCTCAATTGACGATTTTTTAATTCCTTATTCTAAAGCTTATATAAAGTTTTAACCAAGTAATAGTAAATACACTGAGAATTTCAGTCTTCGTGTTACTCAAAATATATGAAAATTTCAGCCTGAATACTTATTAAGAAAGTTAAGTAAAATTTCGGTTTCAATTTTAACTCAAAATTCTATATTTTGTCTGTATGTAGCTCTGATAAAGCTCCAGAAAATACAAAGAGAAATAAAGACACGATGCAATTCTCGTTAATTTAAATTCTGTTTGATTTTCGGTCTCTTGACATTTTGATAACACCAACTGTGAATTAATCAAAATTTTCACAGAGCAAATAATTTAATATTTGCGTTGATAGCGCTTAATCGCAGCCTTATTTAAAAGCGATTACTCAAATAATTATTTACTTAATAAATGCGGTGCTATGCCTACAACAGCTACCAACGAATTGAAATACGAAATTTGGCAGTTGTTACGAGAATATCAGCAATCTCGGTCAGAAACTGTTCGTAATCAACTAGTAAAACTGAATCTTGGATTAGTGAGGAAAGAAGCTCACTACTGGATGAATCAATGCCGTGAAAACTATGATGATTTAGTTCAGGTTGGTTGTTTGGGTTTAATCAGAGCGATTGAAAGATTTGAAATTGCCAAAGGCCACGCTTTTAGCTCCTTTGCTATTCCTTATATTCGTGGCGAAATTCAGCACTACCTCCGTGATAAAGGTGTAACAGTAAGAATTCCTCGTCGCTACTTGGCTATACAACAGCGAGCGATTGGGGTTTCGCGTTCTTTGCGGGAACAATACAACCGCCAACCAACTGACTCAGAATTAGCAACAGCACTGGATATTTCTCCAGATGAGTGGCAGGAAATCAAATTAGCATGGGTAAATCGCGCTCCTTTGAGTTTAGATGTACCAGTTCAAGATGGTGAAGAAGGAGCAACTAGCCTGGGAGAATTGGTTCCTGATCATCATTACCGCAGTTTTCAGTTGGCGCAAGAAGACCAAATTCGCTTACAACAAGCATTGTTCCAGTTAGAGCAACGCACTCGTGAAGTTTTAGAGTGTGTGTTTTTACAAGACTTGACGCAGAAACAGGTGGCAGAACACTTAGGAATTAGTGTCGTCACAGTTTCCAGGAGAGTCAAAAAAGGGTTGGACTTGTTAAAGCATCTTATGTGTGTGGCAGACGATTAAAGTTCCATTAAGTCATCAGCATTTATTCGGAATTATTAGTGTCAAAAACAACTCTTTAAATCCCAAAAAATTAGGTTATAAAGGAAACGACAACAATGCCTGAAATACAAACAGGCATTTTGCCTTTTATCAATAACAGTTTCCTATAGCGTTTGAGAACGGCTAATGGGCAGAAAATCTAAAATTTTACTTGCAAGTATTGTAACCGTGGCGATCGCCGGATGTGCCTCGGAAGACACACCACCAATTGCTAATCCTAGTCCCCCCCCAACTGCTGCGCCTGTAGCGAAAGCGCCAGTTAAGGCTGAATCCTTTAATAATCCGGTTGTGTCTCCTAATGCCTCTGTAAAGGTTGCCTCTGGGTCTCCTAATCTAATTCAATTGACCAATGGTACTGAACGGGCAAATTTAGTTTCTAAAGGACGGATTGACCCCTTTGCTCAAATTATCGGACAGCCAATTGCCGAAATGCCAGCAAATACACCTGCTAAAATAGTTCCCTCTTTACCACCTCTACCCCCTGGTACTACGCCAAAAAGGGTAAATGTGAAAAACAATGCAAATTCAACTACAAACAAGAAAACACTGATAGCAAAATCACGCCCTAATTTAATGCCGGTTCTGCCTAAAGTTTTACCTCAAGTCGTCCCCAATCCGACTTTAGTTTCAGTATTACCACCACCGGCACAACCTGATTTAGCTAAAGCAGTTGTGGTTACTGGTGTAGTGATAGTGGGTAGAGAACCCCAAGCCATAATTAAAATACCTAACGAAATCGCCAGTCGTTACGTGCAAGCAGGACAAAGACTAGCAAATGGTCTGTTGGTGAAACGAATTGAAATGAATGCAGGTTCCAATCCGATCGTAATTCTGGAACAATATGGTATTGAAGTTGCCAGAATGGTGGGTGAAGCGCCTGTTGGAACTACACCAGGAAGCACAAACCCTACTGGTAGTCCGGTTTCAGTTGTAACACCTACTACTAATCTTCCTGCTGTTGGAGCCTCATAAAGATGGAGACTAAAGAGAAAGTCGAATTTGCTGGTTTACCGTTGGCTGTCTATCGAGAGATAGCAGTTCATCTACGTCAAGTTGAAGGGGTAGAAGTCAGTTTAATTCCCCAATCATCTCAACAGTTTGATTATTATCAAAGTCAAATTGATGGCTTGTGTATCTCTTGGAAAGCAAACGCTAATGCTGAGAGTCGGCAACGGGTACAGCAAATTTTGACATACTATAAAAATCGTTATAGTCTATGTTGACTTGGCTTTATGAGTCATAGTGACAACTCTGGATTTTTCATCTTAGATGTTTGACTAAGGTTTTGTTAGCCTTTGATGATCTTTGTGGAAGATGATCTGCATATTCTGTTTCCCCCGGTAGTCCTCTGTTTGAGTTGCTGTTGGGGGCTTTAGTTATGCGCTTCAATCAGTCTGTTTAATTTTCTGGGATTTACATTTCTTTAAAAGTAGCCTCGCATTGCTCAGTTATAATAAACACATAACTGTGCATAGATTTTGCTCAAGTTACCATGTATGAAAATTGCCGTACCTCAGTAACCTGGAAATTATTTTTTCCATAGAAGTTAATGTCAGTAGACGTAACTAGCCTATACTTTTTACGGTTTAATATACTTATATAAATTAAATTAATAAAAACTGTATTTTTCAAGTATCTATGCGGCTCTGATATGTTATCTGATAGGCTGCCCTGCTTGTGACAATTACACCAATTCCCCCTGGACAACCGCTTAGTTCTACACAAAAAATCGGTTTAAATCTGGTGTCCGTTTTCGGTAATGGACGAGATGTTGTCTTGGCGATTGATATGACGGAAAGCGTGGGTTTGAATGATGAAGGTCGTATTCGCCTACGGCAAATAGTGGAAGATAGCCTCAAGCCTGGAGATTCTGTATACGTTGTTCCTTTTGCTAGGGATGTAGTCTTAGGTGAAGGGATATCTGGTGTCAATCAGTTGGGAACACCCATAAATTTTAGTAGTAAAAGTAAAGCGGATATAGACAAAGTATTAAATAAAATACCTTTTGTCTCTGATCCCAATCGCTATGGTACAGATATTCAAAAAGCAGAATTAATTATTTATCAAGGCATTGCTCAAGTTAATCAGGATCGTCTGCAAAAGCAGCAACCAATTAAACCACAGTCAGTAGTTTGGATTAGTGATGCGCCTTTGTTTACCCAACCAGGTATTACTTCACAAGTATGGGTGGAGACTCCTGCTGACAGTCCTTTTCGGAGCGCAAAATCGCCAGAAAGTCAACAGCGACAGGCTTGGATAAAAGCTTTACCATTACAGGCGCGATCGCGGTCAATTATTACTCAGGACAATAAAGAATATAAACTCACTGTTGTCGATATTCCTCCCACTGTACAGGAATTTTGCACACCAGCACCAGGGGGAGAGGAAACTTGTCTAGTTAATCCTTATTTAACTAGACAATTATGGCTACCTGGATTAATTGCACTGTTAATATTCTTTAGTTTATTGGTAACGGCTAGGAAGTTTTATCGATTACAGAAAAAATGGGAATTAATAGTAGATTTTGAAGCTACAGCCAAACCAGAAGACCAAAAATGCCGATTACCTAATAACAAACGTATTGCTATTGGTGAATATGACTCGACTTGTGTAGATTCTATTGATTGTCCAGGTGTAGAAGTTAGAGCATATTTAGAGCGTAAAGGTGAAAAGCTTTATTTAGTACCAACTAACTCAGCACCAATTTATTATCAAGGTCGAGAAATTACATCACGGACTTTAATATCTAGTTCCCGGTTTCGTTTAAATTGCCCAGACTTCCGCCAAGGTGAATACGAAATAAATATTAAACTTAATAAATAGGATTAGGGGTTGCATTAAATGAATCAAGTAAGTGCAAATGAACTGCAATATCGTGGGATTAACCGCACAATTTGTATTGGCTTAGGTGGTACTGGACGAGATGTTTTGATGCGAATTAGACGGTTAATTGTTGACCGTTATGGAGATTTAAGCAATCTGCCAATTGTAAGTTTTGTTCATCTAGATACTGATAAAGCTGCAACACAAGTGACTGGCATTCGTACAGGAAGTACTTATCATGGTGTTGATCTCAGCTTTCGAGAAGCCGAAAAAGTTAGCGCCACTATGTCCGCCAAGGAAGTAACGATGTTTGTGGAAGGACTAGAAAGGCGCTCAGAATATACTCGTTACGGCCCCTACGACCATATTGCTAGATGGTTTCCTCCCCAACTGTTGCGAAATATTAAAGCTGTGGAGGAAGGTGCAAAAGGAATTAGACCTGTAGGGAGACTAGCTTTTTTTCATAATTATCAAAAGATAAAAATAGCGATTGAAACCGCAGAAAGACTTAGTAGGGGACATGATGCTTTATTGCTGAGAAAGGGGTTAAGAGTTGAACCAGGATTGAATATTTTTGTGATTGGTTCTCTGTGTGGTGGTACAGGGAGCGGTATGTTTTTGGATGTTGCTTATAGTCTTAGACATCTTTATGGTGAACAAGGCGCTCAGATTGTCAGCTATTTAGTGATTAGTCCAGAATTATATGGTAATACCCCTAATATGAGTGCTAATACTTATGCTGCTTTGAAAGAGTTAAATTACTACAGTACTCCAGGGACAAAATTTGCAGCCTGTTATGATATTGAAAATCTAGAATTTCTACAAGAAAAGCGTCCGCCTTTTGACTACACTTATTTAGTTTCTCATCAGACAGGAGGCGAATATCAAATTCTTGATCAAGGTAAGTTATGTAATGTGATCGCTCACAAGATAGCTCTAGATTTTTCCGGTGAGTTAGCACCTGTAATTAAAGGACATAGAGATAATTTTCTCCAACATATAATTCAGTGGGATAAACATCCACGTCCTAATGGTCAGAGGTATTTAACATTTGGGTTAGCGGCGATTTATTTTCCCCGTGACACTATCGTGGAAATTGCCTTAATAAGGGTTAGTTTAGCATTAGTAAAGTTTTGGTTAAATGGCAAAGGTCAAAGTCCAGATCCTCAGAAACTACTGGATCAATTTCTGATTCAATCTCGTTGGCATAATGACTTAGCCAAAAAAGACGGCTTAACTACGAAAATAGCAGAATCAGTAGAGGATACAAATAAAAACTTTAGTAGCAATATTAGTACCTGGAGAAGTAAATTAGAGCGATCAATTTCTGAATGTCAGAATAAAGATGATCGTAACGGTATTCGTCAACAGTTACCAAGGGAGTTTCGAGAGCAATTTCGGAAAGTGCAGCCGGGGGAAACAGAAAATGTCCGAGGTATTTGGCTGACAAAATTGCTCCAGTCTTCTCCAAATATCACCAAGGAACTAAAGACTAATATTGACGATTATTTAATTCAGTTACTCACGCCAAGTGAGCCTATTTTCTCTATTAAAAGCAGTCGTGATTGGCTAGATGCTTTACAACATGAACTACATAACTATCAATTCAATCTGCAAGAAGCAATTACCGATTTTGGTGGGATGAAACGCGCGGAGGATATTGATAAAAAATGGCGAGATGCCGAGCAAATGATTGAAGATATTGAGCATAAAATTGGTATTCCCATAATTAATACTAAGAATAGCCAAGTGCAAGCTGAAGTTAAAAGGGTAGTGCAAGAAGTCTGCAAACTCATTAAACATAACTTTGATTTTACCGTCTTTCAAGAGGCTCTAAAAATAGTCAATGAATTACAAAAACACGTTCAGGAAAGAGGGAATCAAGTTACTGCTTTTAGTAGAGTCATTGAAAATTTGCAAACTTTCTATGAGAAGCAAGATAGTGATTTAAGACAGTTAAACTTTGATGAAATGAGTGGAGAAGCCATATTTGATAGTGAAGATATTGATCGCTGTTATCAAACTATGTTGCCAGAAGATGATCTTCGCAGACAATTGGTATTAGCTAGCTCGGAAATTACGGAACCTGCTGGAAGGGGACAATCTTTGGCAAGTTTTATAGATAGAGAAAGAACTACGCCAGAACAGCTACAAACAGAAATTGACCTAAAGGTTGACAGTTTATTTGCTTCTCGCGTTACTAATATTGTCAACTCTGTGATTAAGCGTTTCATGCAAAAATATCCTTTAGCAGCGCGTTCGACTCGGTTAGCGCAAGTTATGCAAGAAGCTGAACCTCTGCTGAGGCTGAATTTAAGTGACCCTTATTTCCGTGAAGACCCGGCGAAAAGTAGTAAATTAATTGGGTTTAAGGATAAGGATGAATTGGAGGTACGACAGTTTAAAACTGTATTAGCACAAGATTTAGGTATTGAATCAAGTGTGATAAAAGCGACACAATCTGAAGATGAGATTTTAATTGTCAATGAGTATGCTGGTTTTCCTCTCAGGCTAATTAGTAGTCTGGAGAGGATGAGAAACCCCTATCTACGTGAACAAAATTCTGCCACATCTTTTCTGCATAACGATTACCAAGTAGCATTTCCAGATATTATCCCCCCAGATGCGATCGCAATGGAAAAACTGGAAGATGTCTTCTATCCTTGTTTGGCCTTTAGGTTACTCAAGGAAAACCAAGAAAATCAACAATTAGAATTTCAATATTATGATTCCTTGCGTGATAGTTACAATACTGCTACTTTGAGTCCAGAGTGGAGTCAAGCCTTGGAAGAATTAGCTAACCGCAACGACATGACTGAGGCTTTGCTACAGCTTTTAGAGCGAGAAATTTCTGTAATTTCTGGACAACCAGAACTTTGGGAAAATCAGTATTTACCAAAACTAAGGCAATTTGTGCAGGCAGTAGATGATTTATCAGAAGATAGTCCCAATTATCCCTACAAACTCGCAGTAGTAGGAACATCCGCCAGCACAGATCCTACAGTTAAAGAAGGAATTATTCATCGCTTTCGGAGAAAAATGAATGAGCGATTTAGCATATCTCAAAGTCGCGCTTTTGCACCAAATAATAATACATCAATGCAAACAGCTATTGCTGGTGAAATAGTCGTGGATATGCCTGTTGATACTACTGATAATAGAGTCAGGCGGCGCTTAGAATTAGAGCGGTTGAAACAAGATTTAGATGAAGATTTTATTACTCAAGATGAATATGAGCGTGAAAAACAAAGGATTTTTGCTCAATATCCCCTTTAGAGTCATTTATAGATGGGTATCAATTAATATATTCCTATAGCAATTTCTACCTGAGCAAAAACAGCCAAAAAATCATCTGAGATAGAAGAGGATATACACAGATAATTTTTCCTATCAGCAGAGTAGGAGAGGCTGTAAATATGTCTTGACAAACTTACAATTACTTTCATGCCACCCATACCACATTACTTAACTTTTATCACCGTTATTTTAGTTGTCATACCATCAGTAATTACTATTTTTTTACGGTTCAAACTTTATCAACATCTAGTATCTTTAGAAGAGAAAGTCAGAAGGTTAATTAATAGACAGTCACGAGGACAACAGCCAAAAATATTAGAAGAATTAGAATCTAGGTTTCAGCAGGCTAGTAATAACTTAGATCAGGTTAATACTGTAGCATTGATAGACCAAGTTTATAGTCGAGAAAAGATTAATGGATTTACCTGTGAACAAATTGACTATTGGTGTCGAATTCTTCCTAATTTACTTTTAGCCTTTGGGTTGCTTGGTACTTTCTTTGGAATTACAAGTAATTTAGCAGAAATTAGTCAAACGATAAATCAAAATAATTCTAATAATGTCAATGACTTAGTTTCCGCATTGAACAAGCCATTAGAAGGTATGAGTATTGCTTTCGTGACTAGTTTAACAGGACTTTTGTTTAGTAGTATATTAACAGTATTTAACTGGCTAAAAAATACGGGCTTTGCTAAATATAGACTTATTAGTAGTCTTGAAGATTATCTAGATAATATTTATCAACCAGAAATCCAAGGTGATACTCGTCTCGATAAAATAGTCAATCGAATGGTATCCCAGCAAGATGAGTTTTTAACACGATTTGGTTCTACGGTTCGGGATGCAGTGGAACAATCGCTTGGTAATGTAGCTAAACAAATTGCTCAAGGAAATAAAGAAGCCTCTGATTTAGCCAAGCAAGTATATGAAAGCTTTTATCAAGCAGCTGGTACTATATCTACTGCCGCCAGTGAATTTGATCATTCAATTCAAGAATTGAACGCAAAATCGCAAATATTTAAACAATCTGCGGAAATTTTTGAAAGAAGCCAGTTTCCTCAGCAGTTGTCAGCAGCTACAGCAGATTTGAGTAGCATACAGTTAAAATTTTCGCAGTCGGCTACAAGTCTGGCGGATACGGTTAAATCTTTTGCAACAGTACTGAGTGAAGTTCAAAGTTGTAACCAGGAATTAATCAAAATAGGACTAGATATTCAGAAAGTTAATCAAACATCTTTACAAGTATTTGATTTGCATCAATCTAATCAAGATGCGTTGACAGAGATAATACCACAATTGAAGCAAGGAACTACTAGCTTCTCTAGAGCGATTAATAAGCTGGGGAAATTAGAGGAAAGAATTGTGGATAAAGCAGATAGTTTTAACACCGTGGAAGTTACTTTACGGGAATTATTATTATCTGTAAATCAATATACAGAAAAAGCAAATTCCGGTTTATCGAATGTATCTAAAAAGTTAGAGGACAATAATCTATCGGTTAATAACTTAGTTAGTAATGTTGAAGAATTGATCAAGCAAATAACTTTTGATTTGAATACATTAATTAATGAAATACATTCGTTACAGAATAGTAATAATGCTTTATTTGTGAAACATGAAAAAGTAGGCGATCACCTGATAGAAGCAATGAACAAATTGAATAATATCAATAATAATACCTTTGTTTATAAAGATGTAAATTTAAGTAATGACCATTCTTGAAATGTGATTCATAAAATTAGTTCGTTCCGGTAAATAAAACTCTTATGGCTCGTACTTCAAGGCATAAAGAATATAGTGAAGAACTGAACGTTTGGCAGGCTTTTACCGATTTAATGTCTAATGCCTTTCTCATGGCAATTCTGTTTTTATTGTTAAATATCGTCACATCGTCTTTATCACAACAAAAACAGAATAATGATGCACCACCAATCATTCTGATTAAAGATGAAGGTGCTTATCGATTTGCCTCAGGTAGTGCAGAAATTCCCCCTAAAATGTTAGTCTACATTTTGAGGCGAATAGTACCAGAAATAGAGGCTAGAACCAAGCAATATAATATTAATGTTGTTGAAATAATTGGTCATACTGATGGACAACCTAATGGTAATGTGGTGAGTAACTTAGACCAAAATTTAGAAAAAGTAGTTAACGGCGAATTACCTATAGTTAATCTTCGTGCTGGTTCTAACGCCGACTTGGGATTGATGCGGGCTTTGGCGGTAGTTAAAGTGCTACGTGATGTTCAGAGAAAGCAGGGCAAATTGTCAAAGCTATCGTTTCGAGGGTATTCTGCGGCACAAATGATTTTACCAAGTGGTGAAGTTGCGGCGATCGCTCGTCAAGATGATCAAACACGGCGACGCATTGAAATTCGCTTCACTCGACTGGGTAAGGTGCGAGAAGTCAAGTAAATATCAGCTTTATAACTTGACACTTAAGAATTGCGCTCTTAAATAAAATTATTATTCAGCCGGAGTTCTTTACAGTTTTTGAATCGAAACATTATATTACATTCATGAAATTACAGATTGCTGAGGTAAACTTGCAAGAAAAATAACGCAAACTACTACTCAGCTGCTCTTCAGTCTGGGCATCACTCACAATGGAACACTGGCAATTTCTGATTCAGAAGCAAGGCGATCGCTCTTGGCACGCCTTGGAATCGCCAAACACAGAAATCTTAGAGGGTCGGTATAGAGTTTTAGCTCGTTCTAGCCTTCCCAATCAAGATGTGGAAGTACGCGTAACTTACTTCTCTCCCCAGGAAGTGCCGCCAAAGCGGCGGATTCAAAAACGATTGCGCCGCACCAATTCCGAAGGGTTAATGGCGGTAATTCCTTTTACATACCTCAAACCGGGTATTTGGGAATTGCGCTGCTCTGGCGACTTGATATCAGATATTCTTGGTAAATCTTGGCAATATGGTGTTCATCTGCAAGTAAATTCTCAGGACGCAGATGAGGTAGAGCAAAAATTAGAGATAGAAAATACCTTAGAAATCGATTCATTTCATCAGCCAGACTCCGCATCTGATGAAAATTTGACATCAAATTCTGTTCCACAACTAACAATTACTAACGAGAGTTACTTTCTCAGTACTGGTTTGTCCCTAGACCAAGAAAGTACAGCAATTGATGAGCCTGTAAGTCCAGTTTGGGTTAAAGGCGAAACGGCAGAGCAAATTTTACAAAATTTAATTGACTTAGCGTTACCCACTTCTGAACTTTTATTAGAAGAAACAAAGATCGACGATTCGCCAACGTCGGAACCATCCCTACCCCTATTGCTGACACTGGATCGAGAAACATACATTACTCGATGGGGACATTTATTAACTATTCATGGGAATGTAGCGTTACAAAAAAATCTAGAACAGGCAGATAAGACAGTTAATACAGAAAATCTCCAGGCTTTGGAACTCCGCATTGAGTTGCGATCGCCTCTAAGCTCAGGAATATTAACTCAATTGCGTCAATCTCTAGGAGAAAAATCATTACCCATCACTATCCGTTCAGTAATAGATATTCCTGCTGACTGTGAATCTAAGCTAATTTTGGCAGATATCAAATTGTATGGGGTGATGAGCTACGCTATGCCGGAGGCTAAGGCTAATCCCGGAGAAGTGACCTTACTGGCTAGTCATTCTTTCACAATTACGGCAGATGTCGCTGATTTGCTGGCGGTTAAAAATGTGGTTAAGGCTAGCCCAGTAGATGAGCAAAATGACATCATGTCGGGAATATCCACGGCTGAACCCCCTACAAGTTTGGATTTGGAACTGTTTAACTTAGTTAAAACCTCATCTCCAAGAAAATTACAGCCAATTATTCCCTCTGTAAACACGCCTTTACCGGGGCAAATTGATCCACAATCATTGAATAAATCAGCCGACTTCCGCTTACTACAATTACCAAAATTACCCGATAATCCCACTGATGGCATCGTTCCAGCTGATTTAGTGACAGAAGTGACCTTAGAACTTCCTTCCTTGGAACAGGATGACACAACTGTCCCCCAAGCTCCTGCTCCCATCAACTTGGATCAATTGCTCATCAAAGCCCGTCCCTCACGAGTTTTGGGCAGTACTTTACCTTACTTAAAGCGCTTACCCACCGAGCCTAGCAGCAGTGAAGTAAAAACAAGCCAAATTGCTGAAGAATTAATCGCATCCGTTGTAGAGGAATTACCACAGGTTGATAACTCAATTACTGAGCCGGAAAGTAATTTAGAAGATGTGCTGAGTGATATAGAAGTTAATGATGAAGTTGTGGCAGAGCTAGAGTCTCAACCAATGACAGAAGTCATTGAGACTTTAGAAGCTGACATATCGGTAACAGAATCAACGGCAGAGCCTCTAACAGAGTTCATTGATGAAAATGTATCAGCAATATCCATTGCTCCATCACTCCCCTATTCATCGCCTTTAATTCGCAAGTGGATGGAGCGTCAAGGATACTCCTTTCCTGAAGATGATTTCCCGCAGGAGCAGACCCCACCCGAAGAACCGGCTATCATTTCCCTGAATCCTGAAGAAACTCCAGAGTTTGAAGATACATCTCTCCTAGATGTGCCAGCAGAGGCAGTAGAAACAGATTTAATCACACTAGAGGAAACAGAAAATCAGATGTCTGTGGAGATAGAAAATATCTCTCCAGAATCATCGGTGTTACAAGTCGAATTACCGTCTACAGAACCCACTTACACAGCATCAAGTTGGTTAGCTCAAGAATTTGTCGTAGACGACAGCGACAGTGAGCCGGAATTGCAGACAAACAAGCATCAATTACCAAAAACCGAGCAGCAAGAAATCGCAAATACAATCGACTCTCCCCAAGAAATTCTGGAACCCTTACCGATTCCCCAACTGTATGTACCAGATGGGGAACTGATTGCAGGTACTTTGGTGAGGATGCGAGTAGAGTTGCCACAAGTATCCCCACAAGTTGTAGTCAAATTGTGGATGGAAGACTGTCAAACTCGCTGGTTGTTGGATGGGCCTCATCTACTAAAAGAGTTGTTACAGAACTCCTCAGGTAATCTGGAAGTGATGACTCAACTTAATATTCCCTTTGGCTGTATGGAGATGCGGATAGAGGCGATCGCTCTTAATACAGCTACGCAGCAGGAGAGTCACAAGGTCACAATAGTGAAGACTGTAATTCCTCCAGATTTGCCCAATATGAGCCTAAATGACTTACTTGGCATGTAAATACCATCTGCATGGGGCTGTGTTAAAAATCTTGAGAATTTAAAAAAATTGACTGAATTTGCAGTAAGCTCGTCTTGAATTGTAGTGTGATTTAAGAGGAAAACTTACTATGGCAACTGCATTTTTGCCTTCTATCTTGGCTGACGCTTCTTTCTTGTCCTCTATCTTCGTTCCCGTAATCGGTTGGGTTGTACCAATTGCCACCTTCTCGTTTCTATTTTTATATATTGAAGGCGAAGACGTTGCTTAATCCAGGCATATGTAACGGGTAATATGTAATTTGATACTAACTTAAGTTGTTAGTAATCAATTCAGGAACTGGTAATGGGTAATGGGTAATGGGTAGTG contains:
- a CDS encoding RNA polymerase sigma factor SigF, translated to MPTTATNELKYEIWQLLREYQQSRSETVRNQLVKLNLGLVRKEAHYWMNQCRENYDDLVQVGCLGLIRAIERFEIAKGHAFSSFAIPYIRGEIQHYLRDKGVTVRIPRRYLAIQQRAIGVSRSLREQYNRQPTDSELATALDISPDEWQEIKLAWVNRAPLSLDVPVQDGEEGATSLGELVPDHHYRSFQLAQEDQIRLQQALFQLEQRTREVLECVFLQDLTQKQVAEHLGISVVTVSRRVKKGLDLLKHLMCVADD
- a CDS encoding photosystem I reaction center subunit VIII, coding for MATAFLPSILADASFLSSIFVPVIGWVVPIATFSFLFLYIEGEDVA
- a CDS encoding vWA domain-containing protein is translated as MTITPIPPGQPLSSTQKIGLNLVSVFGNGRDVVLAIDMTESVGLNDEGRIRLRQIVEDSLKPGDSVYVVPFARDVVLGEGISGVNQLGTPINFSSKSKADIDKVLNKIPFVSDPNRYGTDIQKAELIIYQGIAQVNQDRLQKQQPIKPQSVVWISDAPLFTQPGITSQVWVETPADSPFRSAKSPESQQRQAWIKALPLQARSRSIITQDNKEYKLTVVDIPPTVQEFCTPAPGGEETCLVNPYLTRQLWLPGLIALLIFFSLLVTARKFYRLQKKWELIVDFEATAKPEDQKCRLPNNKRIAIGEYDSTCVDSIDCPGVEVRAYLERKGEKLYLVPTNSAPIYYQGREITSRTLISSSRFRLNCPDFRQGEYEINIKLNK
- a CDS encoding tubulin-like doman-containing protein; this encodes MNQVSANELQYRGINRTICIGLGGTGRDVLMRIRRLIVDRYGDLSNLPIVSFVHLDTDKAATQVTGIRTGSTYHGVDLSFREAEKVSATMSAKEVTMFVEGLERRSEYTRYGPYDHIARWFPPQLLRNIKAVEEGAKGIRPVGRLAFFHNYQKIKIAIETAERLSRGHDALLLRKGLRVEPGLNIFVIGSLCGGTGSGMFLDVAYSLRHLYGEQGAQIVSYLVISPELYGNTPNMSANTYAALKELNYYSTPGTKFAACYDIENLEFLQEKRPPFDYTYLVSHQTGGEYQILDQGKLCNVIAHKIALDFSGELAPVIKGHRDNFLQHIIQWDKHPRPNGQRYLTFGLAAIYFPRDTIVEIALIRVSLALVKFWLNGKGQSPDPQKLLDQFLIQSRWHNDLAKKDGLTTKIAESVEDTNKNFSSNISTWRSKLERSISECQNKDDRNGIRQQLPREFREQFRKVQPGETENVRGIWLTKLLQSSPNITKELKTNIDDYLIQLLTPSEPIFSIKSSRDWLDALQHELHNYQFNLQEAITDFGGMKRAEDIDKKWRDAEQMIEDIEHKIGIPIINTKNSQVQAEVKRVVQEVCKLIKHNFDFTVFQEALKIVNELQKHVQERGNQVTAFSRVIENLQTFYEKQDSDLRQLNFDEMSGEAIFDSEDIDRCYQTMLPEDDLRRQLVLASSEITEPAGRGQSLASFIDRERTTPEQLQTEIDLKVDSLFASRVTNIVNSVIKRFMQKYPLAARSTRLAQVMQEAEPLLRLNLSDPYFREDPAKSSKLIGFKDKDELEVRQFKTVLAQDLGIESSVIKATQSEDEILIVNEYAGFPLRLISSLERMRNPYLREQNSATSFLHNDYQVAFPDIIPPDAIAMEKLEDVFYPCLAFRLLKENQENQQLEFQYYDSLRDSYNTATLSPEWSQALEELANRNDMTEALLQLLEREISVISGQPELWENQYLPKLRQFVQAVDDLSEDSPNYPYKLAVVGTSASTDPTVKEGIIHRFRRKMNERFSISQSRAFAPNNNTSMQTAIAGEIVVDMPVDTTDNRVRRRLELERLKQDLDEDFITQDEYEREKQRIFAQYPL
- a CDS encoding OmpA/MotB family protein; the encoded protein is MARTSRHKEYSEELNVWQAFTDLMSNAFLMAILFLLLNIVTSSLSQQKQNNDAPPIILIKDEGAYRFASGSAEIPPKMLVYILRRIVPEIEARTKQYNINVVEIIGHTDGQPNGNVVSNLDQNLEKVVNGELPIVNLRAGSNADLGLMRALAVVKVLRDVQRKQGKLSKLSFRGYSAAQMILPSGEVAAIARQDDQTRRRIEIRFTRLGKVREVK